CATTGCCGGGCCCTGGCCGGTCTGGCCGACTCGGCCGAACTGGTGGCCATCGCCGACATCAAGCTGGACAAGGCATCCGCGATGGCCGCCAGGTTCGGCCGTGTCGAGGCGTTCGACGACGTGGCTGCCCTGCTGGCCCGGCCGGACATCGATGCGGTCACCGTCTGCACCCCCAGCGGCCTGCACGCCGACGTCGCGGTCGACGCGTTGGAAGCCGGTAAGCATGTCGTGGTGGAGAAGCCGATCGACATCAGCCTCGGCGCGGCCGACCGGATCATCGCGGCCGAGGCACGTTCGGGCCGGAAGGTCACCGTGATCAGTCAACACCGGTTCGACCGGTCGACCGAGAAGGTGCTGGACGCGGTGCGGGCCGGGCATCTCGGCACCGTCACCTCGGCCATCGCCTCCCATGCCTGGTGGCGCGGGCAGACGTACTACGACTCCGGGGACTGGCGCGGCACCTGGGCCCTCGACGGCGGCGGCGCGATCATGAACCAGAGCGTCCACACGATCAATCTGATGGTCACCACGGTGGGCACTCCGGTCGAGGTCTTCGCCCACACCGCCTGTCTGGCCCACGAACGCATCGAGGTCGAGGACACCGCGGCCGCGGTGGTCAAGTTCTCCTCCGGCGCCCTCGGGCTGATCCACGGCACCACCGCCGCCTACCCGGGCCTGGACGCCAGCCTCCGAATCTTCGGCACCAAGGGATCAGCGGTGATCTCCGACGACGAACTGGTGTTCTTCCACGAGAACGTCGGTCCCGCACCGGAGATCCAGATGTCCAGCGGGACCGGGCTCAACCAGGTGACCCCGGACTTCAGACTCGACCCGGCGGACGCGGGACTGGGCGACGCGCACCAGAGGCAACTGGCCGATTTCGTCGAAGCGATCCGTACCGACCGACAGCCGCGGGTGAGCACGACCGACGCCCGCACCTCGCTGGCCGTCATCCTGGCCCTGTACGAATCGGCCCGCACCGGCCTACCTGTCACGCTGTAGCCCTGCACCCCGAGGAGACACCCATGAGCACGCAACCCCGGCTGGCGGTCAACCCGATCGCCTATTGGCTGATCGACGGCACACCGGACCGTTCGACGGCCAACCTGGGCCGGGCCTTCGCCGAACTCGCCGACATCGGGTACCGCGCGGTCAAGGCCGACGTGCCCAGCGACATGAACCCGGCCGACTACCTGCCGTGGCTGGAGGGTTTCGGCCTCGCCCCGGCGGTGAGCCTGTTCAACGGATCGTTCGACGACCCGGCGCGGCACGCCGAGGTGGCCGAGGCCGCCGGACGGTTCGCCGCCGTGCAGGCCGGGCTGGGCCAGTCGGTCTGCATGATCTCGACGATCGAGCCGCCCGGTTCGCCCCGGATGCTCCGCCCGGCGGTCGGAACCGATGCCGACGAAGGCCGGCTGTCCGGGGTGATCGACGGCATGGGTGCTGCCTGCCGGGCCATGCAGGCCGAAGGGGTCACGGCGGCTCTCCACCCGCACGTCGGGGGATGGGTGGAGACCGAGGCCGAGATCCGCCGAGTCTTGGACGAGCTCGGCGCCGGCGTGATCTCGTTCGGTCCGGACACCGGCCACATGTCCTGGGCCGGAGCGGATGTCGCGCAGGTGCTGCGCGACTACGCCGACCGCATCGTCGCGATCCATCTCAAGGACACGTTCGCCGCCGGGATCGCCCGGGCCGATGCGGACGGGCTCGACTACCGTCAGGCCACGCTGCCCGGACGGATCTGGGCCGAGCCCGGCGCCGGTGACGTGGACCTGCAAGGCTGCATCGATGCGTTCGCCTCCGGCTTCACCGGCGACTACATGATCGAGGTGGACGTGCCGACGGTGCCCTTGCGGGAGTGTCACCAGATCGCCTACGACTGGGCCATGTCGACCCTGCCGCGGGGCGCATCGTCCTGATGACGGCTCTGCGGATCGCCCTGGTCGGGTGCGGTGACATCTCGGCCGTGCACCTCGACGCCATCGCCGCGCACGGGGACGCCGAGCTGGTGGCCGTGTGTGACGTCGAGCGGAGCCGGCTGACCGCGGCCTCCCAGCGGTGGGACGTCACGCCGTACCCGGGCTTCGAATCGATGCTCGAGGCCGAACGGCCGGATGTCGTCCACATCTGCACCCCCCACGCCCAGCACGCCGCCATGACGACGGCCGCGCTGCGCCGGAACGTCAACGTGCTGGTGGAGAAGCCGGTGGCCACCTCGATGGCCGACGCGCAGGAGGTCCAGCGCGCGGCCGAGGGCGGCTCGGCCATCGTCGGCGTCTGCTACCAGAACCGGTACAACAACACGTCCCAGGCGCTGCGCTCGTTGATCGACACCGGCGCTCTCGGCGCCCTGCGGGGCGGCCGGGCCAGCGTGGACTGGTTCCGGGACAACAGCTATTACGAGCGTCGGCCGTGGCGCGGAACCTGGGCCGAGGGCGGCGGCGGGGTGCTCATCAACCAGTCCATCCACACCCTGGACCTGTTGCAGTGGTTCCTGGGCGAGGTGGTCGACGTCCGGGGGCAGGCCTCTCGACTCACGTTGGACGATCCGGTCGAGGTCGAGGACACCGCCAGCATCGTGCTGCGTCACCGAGGCGGGGCCGGATCGATCTTCCAGGCCACCAACTCCTACATCGACAACGCGCCGGTGATGATCGAGCTGCTCGCTGACCGGGCCACCGTCCGGCTGGAGAACGACCTGACCGTCACCTACACCGACGGGCAGACCCTGTTCGTCGCCGCGGACGGGATCGCCACCGGAGAGAAGGCGTACTGGGGCCTGTCCCATGAGCGGCTGATCGACGACTTCTACCGGCACGTCCGCCGCCGGCGCCCGTTCTGGATCGATCCGGCCGCGGCCATGGAGACTCTGCGCATCGTGACCGATGTGTACGCCCAGTCCGACCTGGCCCGGCGCCGGCCCGGCCGGTGGCCCGGGGCAAGCCTGGATCGAGTCGCGCGGTGAAGTCCGACAGCCCCCGGACCAGGGCCGACGGTCCGGGCGACGACGGGACGGACGCGCCGAAGTCCGCCACCATCTACGACGTGGCGCGGAAGGCCGGCGTGGCCGCCTCCACCGTCTCCCGGGCCTTCGCCCGGCCGGGCCGGGTCAACGCGGTCACCGCCGAACGCATCCGTGGCGCCGCCGAAAGCCTCGGCTACCGGGCGAACCCACTGGCTCGCGCCCTGCCCACCGGCCGGACCTCCATCATCGCCTTCACCATCTCCGACGTGGCCAACCCGTTCTACGCCGAGATCATCCGGGGGGCCCAGGCGGCGGCGGCCGAAGCGGGATTCACCATGGTGCTGGCCGACGGCCAGGAGTCCGAGGTGCTGGAACGAGAGGCACTGGAACGGGTCATTCCCATCGTGGACGGGATCGTGCTCGCGACCAGCCGGATGTCCGACGCGGCGATCAAGGTGACCGCCCGGCAGAAGCCCATGGTGGTGCTGAACCGCTCGATCCCGGAGGTCCCCAGCTTGACCACAGACAACCAGTCCGGCGTCCGTCAGGTGGTGGAGTACCTGCTGGGCCTCGGACACCGATCGGTCACCTACGTGGCCGGTCCGGAAGCCTCGTGGGCGGACGGCGCCCGCTGGCGCGCGCTGCTGGAGGTCGGTGCGAAGTTGAAGGTCTCGACCCGCCGTATCGGACCCTTCGCTCCCACCGTTCACGGCGGCCGGGAGGCCGCCACTCACCTGATGTCGCCCCTCCCGTCCGCCGTGCTCGCCTACAACGACCAGGTCGCCATCGGTGTGATCAACCAACTCGCCGAGGCCGGCATCGTCGTCCCCACGGCCGTCAGCGTCATCGGCTTCGACGACATCTTCGCCTCCAGCCTCATCACCCCGGCCCTGACCACGGTGGCTGCCCCCCTGCAACAGATGGGCGTCATCGCGGTCCGTAACCTGCTGGCGGTGATCAACGGTGCCCAACCACGAGCCGGTGGCGCGCTGGTGGTCCCCACCCACCTGATCGAGCGTGGCTCGGCCGGCCCCGCCCGTCACCGGAAGGACAAGGAATGACCACGATGGTTCCCGCTCTGCATACGCTGGGCGGCCCGGGCGCGGAGCTGAGCCACGAGGACGTCTCGGCGTTCATCGGGGAAGCCTTGGCCGACATCGACTTCCGTGGTCAGCGGGTGGCCCTGGTGGTGCCGGACGGCACCCGGACCTGCCCGCTGCCGCTGCTGTTGCGGGCCGTGCACGCCGTGCTCGCCCCGCAGACCGACGCCGTGACGGTCGTCATCGCGCTGGGCACCCACCAGGGCATGACCCCCGAGCACCTGGCCCGGCACCTCGGGTATCCGGAGGGAGAGGTCGGGTCGGTGTACCCCGGGTGGACCGTGATCAACCACGAATCCTGGCGGCCCGAGACGTTCACGACGCTGGGCACCATCACCGCGGACCGGTTGGCCGAGTTGACTCACGGACTGCTGAACGGGCCGGAGGTCACGGTCCGGATCAACCGGCACGTCGCGCAGGCCGACATCGCGTTGGTGATCGGGCCGGTGTTCCCGCACGAGGTGGTCGGATTCTCCGGCGGCAACAAGTACTTCTTCCCCGGGGTGTCGGGTCAGGAACTCATCGACCTGTCGCACTGGGTCGGCGCGCTGATCACCAGTGCCGACATGATCGGCACCAGCGGGATCACCCCGGTCCGAGCGCTGATCAACGAGGCGTCGAGGCTGATCCCGGCGCAGCGGCTGGCCCTGTGCCTGGTCGTCGCGTCCGGCACGGATTCGTTGCACGCCATCGCCTTCGGTACCCCGGAGGACGCCTGGGCGGCATGTGCGGAGATCTCTGCCGAGACCCACGTGACCTATCGGGACGCGCCCGTGCGGCGGGTGCTGTCGATCATGCCGAGCAAGTACGAGGACATCTGGACCGCGGCCAAGGGCTTCTACAAGCTGGAGCCGATCGTGGCCGACGGCGGCGAGGTGATCATCTACGCGCCGCACATCACCGAGATCTCCGTGATGCACCCGCACATCGCCGAGATCGGGTACCACAATCGGGACTACTTCCTGGGTCAGTGGGACCGGTTCAAGGACGTGCCCTGGGGCGATCTGGCCCACTCCACCCACCTGCGGGGGCAGGGCACCTGGAGCCCGGCCGACGGCGAGCGGAACCGGGTCCAGGTCACCCTGGCCACCGGCATTCCGGAGGACGTGGTGCGCGCGGTCAACCTCGACTACCTGGATCCGGCCACCGTCGACATCGCCGAGTACGAGGCCGATCCGGACACCTTCGTCGAACCGCACGCCGGTGAGGTGCTGTACCGCCTCCGTCGCCCCGGCGGCCCCCCGGGGACCGGGGAGCCCGACGGCCGCAGCGCGGGGCCCGACGGAGCCCAGGGATGACGGCGGCCGAAAGGGCAGGTAAGGCCAAGACGGTCGTCGTGGTGATGGGGGTGGCCGGATCGGGCAAGACGACCGTCGCGCAGGAACTCGGGGCGGCGCTCGGGTGGCGGGTGGCCGAGGCCGACGACTTCCACAGCCCGGCCAACGTGGCCAAGATGGCCGCCGGCGTCCCGCTGACCGACGAGGACCGCTGGCCGTGGCTGGCGTCGATCGTGGACTGGATCAACTCGATCGACGACAACGCCGTCGTCACCTGCTCGGCCCTGAAACGCATCTACCGGGACCGCCTGGTGCAGGCCGCGGCCCGGGTCCGGTTCCTGCACCTGTCCGGCAGCCACGACACCGTCGGCGTCCGGATGGCCGCTCGCAGCGGGCATTTCATGCCGACCTCGCTGCTCGACTCCCAGTTCGCCACGCTCGAACCGTTGCAGCCAGGCGAGGACGGCGTCGCCGTCAGCATCGAAGGATCGCCGGAGCAAGTGCTGCGCCGGGCGCTGGACGCGCTGGGTCTGGAACAGAAATGAGCGCCGACCGGACCGAACTCCCGGTCCCCCGTTCACTTTCCGACGGATGGGCCGGCGTCGAGCGGCTCGGCGTTGCCTTCTCCGGCGGCGTCGACTCGTCCGTCCTGCTGGCCGCGGCCGTGCGTGATCTGGGTGCCGGCCAGGTGGTGGCGATTCTCGGGGTATCGCCCAGCCTGGCCGCCGACGAGCACGAGGCAGCGCGGGCCACCGCCGCCCACATCGGAGCCACCCTGGTCGAGGTGCAGACCCACGAAGGCGACAACGACGCGTACCGCCGCAACGGGCCGGACCGGTGCTTTCACTGCAAGGACGAGCTGTTCACCCGGATCGACGAGGAGGTCCTGCACCGGAACCGGCTGGACGCCATCGCCTACGGCGAGAACGCCGATGACGCCGTCCGTCCGGACCGACCGGGGTCGAGAGCCGCGACCGGGCATCGGGTGCTGCGCCCGCTGGCCGACGCCGGGCTGGACAAGGCGGCCGTCCGCCGGCTGGCCCGGTCCTGGCGGCTGCCCTGCGCCGACAAGCCGGCCGCGCCGTGCCTGGCCTCCCGCATCCCGCATTTCGACGAGGTCACCCCGCAGAAGCTGGCCCAGATCGACCGGGCCGAGAGCGCGTTGCGCCGCCTTGGACTGACCGACTTCCGGGTCCGCCACCACGGTGACATCGCCCGACTCGAACTCCCGGCGGCCGACCTGGTCCGGGCCGCGGCCGACCCGTTGCGACGCCAGATCCGCCAGGCCGTGCTGGACGCCGGATTCCGTTACGCGGCCGTGGATCTGGGCGGCCTGGCGTCCGGAGCCTTCACCCTGACCGTGCTGGCCTCCGGTGCCTGACGACGCGCTGGCCGGGATCGCCGACCTGGATCTGAACCGGGTCCGCCGGCGCGGATATCCGGAGGCGATCTACTGCGAGGGCAAGACGGCCGAGCAGGTCGGCCTGATCGCGGCCGAGATCGCCCGGCACCGGGAGATCACCACGCTGTTCACCCGGGCCGGGGCCGCGCACGCCGCCGCGGTGCTGGCCCACCTGCCCGACGCGCGGTACGACACCACCGCCCGGCTGCTGGCCTGGCCCCCGGAACCGCCGGCCCCCACCGGACGACCGGTGGTGGTCGTCGCCGCCGGCACCTCCGACCTGCCGGTGGCCCAGGAAGCCGCCCTGACCGCGCGCTACCTGGGTCGGGAGGTCGAACTGATCGTCGACGTGGGAGTGGCTGGGCTGCATCGGATCCTGGCCCGGCTGGACACCCTGCGCGGGGCCGGGGCGCTGGTGGTGGCGGCCGGAATGGACGGCGCCCTGCCGAGCGTGGTGGGCGGACTGGTGCAAGCGCCGGTCATCGCGCTGCCCACGTCGGTCGGCTACGGCGCGTCCTTCGGTGGCATCGCGGCTCTGCTGGCCATGCTGAACTCGTGTTCGCCCGGGGTGAGCGTGGTCAACATCGACAACGGTTACGGCGCCGGCTATCTGGCCGCGCAGATCACCGCCCCGACATGACGCACCTGTGGATCGACCCGTCGGCCGGCGTGGCCGGGGACATGTTGCTCGGAGCCCTGCTGGACGCCGGGGCCGACCTGACCGCGGTGCAGGGCGCGATCGATTCGGTGGTGGCCCGATCGGTGCGCCTGCGGGTCGAGGCGGTGACCAGGGCCGGGCAGCGGGCCACCAAGGCTCACGTCGACGTCCTGGTCGACGATCCGCCGCATCGCACCTGGCGCACCGTGCGGGGGCTGCTGGACGGGCTGCCCGGGGCGGTCGGGGTGTCGGCCCAGGCCGTGTTCGAACGGTTGGCGCGGGCCGAAGGTCACGTGCACGGCATCGATCCGGAACAGGTCCATTTCCACGAGGTCGGGGCGCTCGACTCGATCGCCGATGTGGTCGGGGTGTGCGCCGCGGTGGCGGACCTCGGCGTCACGTCGATCTCGGCCGGCGCGGTGGCGTTGGGCTCGGGCCAGGTCCGGGTCGCCCACGGCACCATCCCGGTCCCGGTGCCGGCCGTGGCCCAGCTCGCCCTCGGCTGGCCGGTCAGCGCCGGTGGCGATGGTGAGCTGACCACACCGACCGGAATGGCGCTGCTGGCCGCGCTGGCCCGGCCTGAGCCGGAACTTCCGGCGATGGTGATGCGGACCGTCGGCGTCGGCGCCGGGACACGTGACATCACCGGTCGGGCCAACGTCACCCGGATCCTGCTCGGTGACCTGATCGAGAAGGGTTCTCCCGCCACCAGTGCGGCGTTGATCCTGCAGGCCAATGTCGACGATCTCGACCCGCGGCTCTGGCCCGGCGTCCTGCAGGAGCTGCTGATCTCGGGCGCCGACGACGTGTGGCTCACGCCGATTCTGATGAAGAAGGGCCGTCCGGCCCACACGCTCAATGTCCTGTGCCGGCCCGAACGGGCGGATGGACTGCGGGACCGGATGTACGACCTGACCAGCACCATCGGTGTCCGTCAGGTCGAAGCGGCCAAACACGCCCTTCGCCGCTTCTTCGTCGACGTCGACGTGGACGGCGGCCCGGTGTCGGTCAAGATCGCGCTCCGGGACGGGGTCGTCAGCCAGGTCACCCCGGAGTTCGACTCGGTCGCGGCCCGGGCCGCCGCGCTGTCCCGGAGCCAGCCCGACGTGCTCCGGGCGGCGGAGCTGGCCGCCCGGGCCGCGGGTTGGCACCAGGGGGTTGTGGTCCCGCCGGCGGCTCCGGGCCGGACCGGTTAGCGGTCCAGGAAGCAGACGTCGTTCAGATCGCGAGGCACAACCGGTAGGCGTCGAGCACCGCGGCGTGCACGTTGCGGCTGGACACCGCATCCCCGATCCGGAACAGCTGGTACCGGCCGGCCGGGTTCGGCGTCAACGACTGGGTCGCGGTGGCCAGCAGGGCCCGATGGTCGACGGCGCCCAGGTTCTTCGAGCCCGGCACCAGAGCGTGGTAGAGCTCGTCGTTGGGCAGGGTCCCGTGTTCGACCACCACCTGGTCGACCGTCAATTCGGTCTCGAGCTCGCTGTACTCGCTGAACAGGGTGGCCACCAGCCGGCCGTCGGCACCGCGGCGGACCGAGCGGAGTCGTTGCAGCAGCGTCGTTCTCGCGTGCGCTCGGTCCAGGATCCCGAAGTAGCGCGGATAGTTCATCCCGCCCACGTCCATGGCCAGGGTGCGTTCCGGGGTGACGATGTGCAGACGCGCTCCGGACTCGGCGATGGCCGTTGCGGCGTCCATGGCGCTGTGTCCGCCGTGGTCGTCGTAGAGCAGCACGTCACCGGCCGGCGGCCGCGAGCCGGCCAGGACGTCCCAGGTGTCGAGCACCAGCTCCGACCCGGACTCCAGGAAGCCGGTGTTGGGCATCCCGCCGGTGGCCACGACCACCACATCCGGCGCCTCGGCCATCACCGTCGCGGCATCGGCGTAGGTGTTGTATCGGATACGGACGTCGCACCGCGCCGATTCGGTCAGGCGCCAGTCGACGATCCCGAGCAGATCCCTGCGCGCCGCCGAGCGGGCGGCCAGCAGCAGTTGGCCGCCGGCCTCCGGTGCCGCCTCCAGGACCACCACCCGATGTCCTCGTTCGCCCAGGACCCGGGCCGCCTCCAGCCCGGCCGCGCCGGCCCCGATCACCACCACCTTCCGGCTCGGCCCAGTGGACGGCGGCACATGGTGTGGGAGCAGCAGTTCGCGTCCGGTGGCCGGGTTGTGGATGCACTTGGTGTCGCTCGCCTGGTAGATCGCGTCCAGGCAGTAGCCGGCCCCGACACAGGGCCGGATCCGGTCCTCCTGGCCGGCGGCGATCTTGGCCACCAGGTAGGGATCGGCGATCTGCGCTCTGGTCATCCCGACCAGGTCCAGCAGTCCGTCCCGGATCGCATGTCGGGCGGTGGCGACGTCGGCGATCCGGGAGGCGTGCATCACCGGCACGCCGAGTTCCTTCTTCACCCAGCCCGCGAACTCCAGATGCGGGGCCGACGGCGTGCCCATCGGCGGGATCACCCTGGCCAGGGCGGCGTCGGTGTCGATGTGGCCGCGGATGACGCTGATGAAGTCGATGCCCTCGGCGATGAGAGTGCGGGCCGCCGAGATACCGGAGTCGGGGTCGATGCCGCCCGGGACGTCCTCGTCGATGACCAGGCGCATCCCGATCGGGAAGGTCGGCCCGACCGCGTCGCGGATGCTCCGGACCACGGCCAGGGCCAGGCGCAGCCGGCGTTCCGGGGTGCCTCCCCATCCGTCGGCGCGGCGATTGGTGGCCGGGGAGAGGAACCCGTCCAGGAGGTGCCCGTAGGCCTCCAATTCGATGCCGTCCAGCCCTCCGGCCACGGCTCGCTGGGCGGCGGCGGCGTAGTCGGCCACCACCCGGGCCAGATCCCACCCCTCGGCCTGCTTCGGGAACGCACGGTGCGCGGGCTCGCGCAGGGGGGAGGGGGCCAGGACCGGCAGCCAGTCGCCGGCGTAGTTGCTGGTCCGCCGACCGAGGTGGGTGAGCTGACACATCACCGCCGCGCCGTGTTCGTGCACCTGATCGGTGAGCCGGGAGAGCCAGGGGACGATCTCGTCCTTGTACATCAGCAGGTTCCCGAACGCCGGCGGGCTGTCGGGGGAGACCACGGCCGACCCGCCGATCATCGTCAGCGCCACTCCGCCCTTCGCCTTCTCGACGTGGTAGGCGGCGTAACGCTCCTTCGGCATGCCGTCCTCGGAGAACGCCGGCTCGTGCGACGTGCTCACCACCCGGTTGCGCAGGGTCAGGGGCCCGAGTTGGAAGGGCTCGAGGAGCGGATCGGTGAGCAGCGATGACATCTTCTCGACTCGTCTCTGGTCAATCGGGAGGTGGGGAGCGGCGATTTACTTGCCGGAAACAGGAGATTTATCTTCCCGTATCGCACGGTCGTACGGTTTAATCGTACGGTCGTTAGAGTATCGCGCAGAGCCGCCGCCAGTCGATACCCGACTCGACACGCAAGTCGTTTCCGGTCGATCCGACACCAGCTGAGAGGTCCTTGAAATGGATGCCACGCCCAGCAATGCTTCAGAACCGGCACCGAGCGTAGTTCCGGCCATGCCTCCCGCTGCCAGACCAGGTCTGGCGCAAGGCATCTCGCGAAGGGCCGTGCTCTTCGGAGGCGCCGGCCTTGTGGTCGCGCCGTGGATTCTGGCGGCTTGCGGAAGCAGTTCGTCATCGACGTCGGGCACCTCCTCGGCTGCGGTCGGAGGGGCCACCACCAGTGCCGCGGGTTCGGCGGCGGTCACCAGCGGCGCGACCGGAACGGCGAAGTCGGGCGGCACCCTGCGCATCGCGCGGCCCCCGGCCTCCACGGTCGAGACGCTGGACCCGGCCAGTTCGCTCTCGGCCTACGAGTACCTCGGCGCGCTCTACAACCGCCTGGTCAAGCAGGATGCCTCGGGTGCCGTCGCCCCGGATCTGGCCGCCAGCTGGTCGGTCTCGGCCGACCAGATGACGTGGACGTTCGTACTCCGCGAGGGGGTGACCTTCCACAACGGGAAGGCGTTCACCTCGGCCGACGCCGTCTACACCCTGCAACACATCCTGGATCCGAAGACGAAGTCACCGCAGGCCGGCGTGCTCTCGCCGTTCCTCGACAGTTCCGGTGTCTCCGCCAAGGACGCCAAAACCCTTGTCGTCAAGCTGAAGTCGCCCAACGCCGAGTTCGTCAGCCTGTTGATGAACTACAACTGCTACGTCATTCCGGCCGGTTCGGCCGGCACCATCGGATCGACCGGAATCGGGACAGGGCCGTTCTCCCTGGTCTCGTTCAAGGCAGCCGGAAAGGGGACGGTGAAGGCGAACCCGAACTACTTCGGCGGGGCGCCGAAGGTGGACAGCATCGAGTTCACCGCGATCGCCGACGTGCAGGCCAGGGTCAACGCCCTGCTGGCCCAGCAGGTCGACCTGGTGGCCCAGACCAACCTGGACTACGCCACCTCGAAGACGGTCACCGCCTCCGGCACCGCCACCACAGCCACCGTCAAGAACGCCGCCTGGTACGTGATGCCGATGCTCTACACGGCAAAGCCTTTCACTGATGTGAAGGTCCGTCAGGCATTCAAGCTGGCCTACGACCCGAAGGAGGTCATCGACCTGTCGATCCACGGGCTCGGAACCGTGGCCAACAACAACCCGGTGCCCCCGACCGACCCGAACTACCTCGACTACTCGGTCCCGCACGACCCCGACAAGGCCAAGTCGTTGCTCGCCTCGGCCGGATTCTCCGGCAGCCAGCAGCTCTACACCTCCAGCTACGAGCCGGTCATGTCGATCCTGGCCCAGGCCTACCAGAGTTCGGTCAAGGGCGCCGGGCTGGACATCAGCATCCAGACGGCCTCGGCCGATTCCTATTACACCGACGTCTGGATCAAGAAGCCGTTCTGTGTGTCGTACTGGTACACAGGCCGGCCCATCGACCAGTTGCTCAACCAGATCTTCCGGACCGGTTCGTCCTACAACGAGTCGCTCTGGTCCGATTCCTCCTTCGACAAGATCCTGGACAGCGCCCGCAAGGAGGCCGACACGGCCAAGCGGAAGCAGTACTACCAGGACGCGCAGAAGATCCTGGTCGACTCCAGCGCCTCGATCGTGCCCTTCTTCGCCGACCGGATCATCGGCCTGTCCAAGAAGGTCGTCAACTACAAGGAATTCGGCTTCGAGTTCGACTACGTCAACATCGGGTTCGGCGCATAAGCATGCTGGGAAAGCTGATTGCCCGGCGGCTCGCGCTCGCGGTCCTGACGATCGTGCTGGCCACCGTGCTGGTCTTCGTTGCGCTGCAGGCACTGCCGGGCAATCTGGCCACCCAGATCCTC
This window of the Nakamurella panacisegetis genome carries:
- a CDS encoding Gfo/Idh/MocA family protein; the protein is MSKIRFAVIGAGVIGEVHCRALAGLADSAELVAIADIKLDKASAMAARFGRVEAFDDVAALLARPDIDAVTVCTPSGLHADVAVDALEAGKHVVVEKPIDISLGAADRIIAAEARSGRKVTVISQHRFDRSTEKVLDAVRAGHLGTVTSAIASHAWWRGQTYYDSGDWRGTWALDGGGAIMNQSVHTINLMVTTVGTPVEVFAHTACLAHERIEVEDTAAAVVKFSSGALGLIHGTTAAYPGLDASLRIFGTKGSAVISDDELVFFHENVGPAPEIQMSSGTGLNQVTPDFRLDPADAGLGDAHQRQLADFVEAIRTDRQPRVSTTDARTSLAVILALYESARTGLPVTL
- a CDS encoding sugar phosphate isomerase/epimerase family protein — protein: MSTQPRLAVNPIAYWLIDGTPDRSTANLGRAFAELADIGYRAVKADVPSDMNPADYLPWLEGFGLAPAVSLFNGSFDDPARHAEVAEAAGRFAAVQAGLGQSVCMISTIEPPGSPRMLRPAVGTDADEGRLSGVIDGMGAACRAMQAEGVTAALHPHVGGWVETEAEIRRVLDELGAGVISFGPDTGHMSWAGADVAQVLRDYADRIVAIHLKDTFAAGIARADADGLDYRQATLPGRIWAEPGAGDVDLQGCIDAFASGFTGDYMIEVDVPTVPLRECHQIAYDWAMSTLPRGASS
- a CDS encoding Gfo/Idh/MocA family protein — translated: MTALRIALVGCGDISAVHLDAIAAHGDAELVAVCDVERSRLTAASQRWDVTPYPGFESMLEAERPDVVHICTPHAQHAAMTTAALRRNVNVLVEKPVATSMADAQEVQRAAEGGSAIVGVCYQNRYNNTSQALRSLIDTGALGALRGGRASVDWFRDNSYYERRPWRGTWAEGGGGVLINQSIHTLDLLQWFLGEVVDVRGQASRLTLDDPVEVEDTASIVLRHRGGAGSIFQATNSYIDNAPVMIELLADRATVRLENDLTVTYTDGQTLFVAADGIATGEKAYWGLSHERLIDDFYRHVRRRRPFWIDPAAAMETLRIVTDVYAQSDLARRRPGRWPGASLDRVAR
- a CDS encoding LacI family DNA-binding transcriptional regulator, whose protein sequence is MKSDSPRTRADGPGDDGTDAPKSATIYDVARKAGVAASTVSRAFARPGRVNAVTAERIRGAAESLGYRANPLARALPTGRTSIIAFTISDVANPFYAEIIRGAQAAAAEAGFTMVLADGQESEVLEREALERVIPIVDGIVLATSRMSDAAIKVTARQKPMVVLNRSIPEVPSLTTDNQSGVRQVVEYLLGLGHRSVTYVAGPEASWADGARWRALLEVGAKLKVSTRRIGPFAPTVHGGREAATHLMSPLPSAVLAYNDQVAIGVINQLAEAGIVVPTAVSVIGFDDIFASSLITPALTTVAAPLQQMGVIAVRNLLAVINGAQPRAGGALVVPTHLIERGSAGPARHRKDKE
- a CDS encoding lactate racemase domain-containing protein; the protein is MTTMVPALHTLGGPGAELSHEDVSAFIGEALADIDFRGQRVALVVPDGTRTCPLPLLLRAVHAVLAPQTDAVTVVIALGTHQGMTPEHLARHLGYPEGEVGSVYPGWTVINHESWRPETFTTLGTITADRLAELTHGLLNGPEVTVRINRHVAQADIALVIGPVFPHEVVGFSGGNKYFFPGVSGQELIDLSHWVGALITSADMIGTSGITPVRALINEASRLIPAQRLALCLVVASGTDSLHAIAFGTPEDAWAACAEISAETHVTYRDAPVRRVLSIMPSKYEDIWTAAKGFYKLEPIVADGGEVIIYAPHITEISVMHPHIAEIGYHNRDYFLGQWDRFKDVPWGDLAHSTHLRGQGTWSPADGERNRVQVTLATGIPEDVVRAVNLDYLDPATVDIAEYEADPDTFVEPHAGEVLYRLRRPGGPPGTGEPDGRSAGPDGAQG
- a CDS encoding gluconokinase, with the protein product MTAAERAGKAKTVVVVMGVAGSGKTTVAQELGAALGWRVAEADDFHSPANVAKMAAGVPLTDEDRWPWLASIVDWINSIDDNAVVTCSALKRIYRDRLVQAAARVRFLHLSGSHDTVGVRMAARSGHFMPTSLLDSQFATLEPLQPGEDGVAVSIEGSPEQVLRRALDALGLEQK
- the larE gene encoding ATP-dependent sacrificial sulfur transferase LarE; its protein translation is MSADRTELPVPRSLSDGWAGVERLGVAFSGGVDSSVLLAAAVRDLGAGQVVAILGVSPSLAADEHEAARATAAHIGATLVEVQTHEGDNDAYRRNGPDRCFHCKDELFTRIDEEVLHRNRLDAIAYGENADDAVRPDRPGSRAATGHRVLRPLADAGLDKAAVRRLARSWRLPCADKPAAPCLASRIPHFDEVTPQKLAQIDRAESALRRLGLTDFRVRHHGDIARLELPAADLVRAAADPLRRQIRQAVLDAGFRYAAVDLGGLASGAFTLTVLASGA
- the larB gene encoding nickel pincer cofactor biosynthesis protein LarB, with translation MPDDALAGIADLDLNRVRRRGYPEAIYCEGKTAEQVGLIAAEIARHREITTLFTRAGAAHAAAVLAHLPDARYDTTARLLAWPPEPPAPTGRPVVVVAAGTSDLPVAQEAALTARYLGREVELIVDVGVAGLHRILARLDTLRGAGALVVAAGMDGALPSVVGGLVQAPVIALPTSVGYGASFGGIAALLAMLNSCSPGVSVVNIDNGYGAGYLAAQITAPT